A single genomic interval of Cucumis sativus cultivar 9930 chromosome 5, Cucumber_9930_V3, whole genome shotgun sequence harbors:
- the LOC101218410 gene encoding protein BCCIP homolog, with product MPRRPTKRRQILGTRPLTFSPFARTSCMARNHILKTKIMKSHSKHEGNGFIRKSPEPQSESSGSSSSGEEFEEVQADFAFFDPKPDDFHGVRTLLQNYLDKIRWDDIGFSELILGQTTVGSVVKIEGDEDSGVFGFITALNLERYKDSKSIMDLKQYLLKVCKDNERENDLKRLLEEQTSSVGLIVSQRLVNLPPQLLPPLYDALFDEISWATEDEPTKELQDSFRFKLYILISKIYKLKTTNSKKTNRKKKPIQESFIYVKAEDEIFHKLCLWSFCFPLHTQTASKVEDYELMGIVMAVEASKIPTFRNELKGLISES from the exons ATGCCTCGAAGGCCAACAAAGCGGCGCCAGATTCTGGGAACTAGACCTTTAACTTTTTCCCCATTTGCTCGAACTTCTTGTATGGCGAGGAATCATATTTTGAAGACGAAAATAATGAAATCTCACTCTAAACATGAAG GTAATGGTTTTATTAGGAAGAGTCCCGAGCCTCAGAGTGAATCATCCGGCTCTTCTTCCAGTGGTGAAGAGTTTGAA GAAGTTCAAGCAGATTTTGCCTTTTTTGATCCGAAACCTGATGATTTTCATGGGGTGAGGACATTGCTGCAGAACTACCTAGATAAGATACGTTGGGATGATATTGGATTTTCTGAACTAATATTGGGACAAACCACAGTTGGTAGTGTTGTCAAAATAGAGGGGGATGAAGATAGTGGAGTATTCGGTTTTATCACAGCCCTTAACTTGGAAAGATATAAG GACAGTAAATCTATAATGGACCTCAAGCAATATCTCTTGAAAGTTTGCAAGGACAATGAAAGAGAGAATGACTTGAAGCGACTACTGGAGGAGCAAACATCCAGTGTAGGTCTCATAGTCTCACAGAGGCTTGTGAATCTTCCTCCTCAACTTCTGCCACCACTTTATGATGCCCTTTTTGATGAAATCTCTTGGGCTACTGAGGATGAG cCAACCAAAGAGCTCCAGGATTCCTTCCGCTTTAAATTGTATATTCTAATCAGTAAAATTTACAAG CTCAAGACTACAAAtagtaagaaaacaaatcgTAAGAAAAAACCAATTCAAGAGTCATTTATCTATGTTAAGGCAGAAGATGAAATATTTCACAAG TTGTGTTTATGGTCCTTCTGCTTTCCCTTGCACACCCAGACGGCTAGCAAG GTAGAAGATTACGAGTTAATGGGAATAGTAATGGCCGTTGAAGCAAGCAAAATTCCCACATTTCGAAATGAGTTGAAAGGTTTGATAAGTGAATCCTAG
- the LOC101218173 gene encoding NAD(P)H-quinone oxidoreductase subunit L, chloroplastic → MNMKCCSIGLLHIPKALPSLSSSKTLFPSLYSPFKLHNFNILPSNSNPKNFKIVGSIKEEDPIGYLHKKKTSLALHLAAFLATVGEPASAVTGENNHEVPLTWVLAQLGVIGFFYFLVFPPIIMNWLRIRWYRRNLLEMYLQFMCVFLFFPGILLWAPFLNFRKFPRDPSMKYPWSTPQDPSKIKNAYLKYPFAKPEDYDW, encoded by the exons ATGAACATGAAGTGCTGCAGCATTGGCCTTCTTCACATCCCCAAGGCCTTGCCTTCTCTCTCCTCTTCCAAAaccctttttccttctctctaTTCTCCCTTTAAGCTTcacaatttcaatattttgccTTCCAATTCAAATCCCaagaat TTTAAGATAGTGGGAAGtatcaaagaagaagatcCCATTGGATAtcttcataaaaagaaaacaagtttagCTCTTCATCTTGCTGCCTTTTTAGCCACT GTTGGGGAGCCAGCAAGTGCAGTAACAGGAGAGAACAACCATGAAGTTCCTTTGACATGGGTTTTGGCACAATTAGGCGTTATTGGATTCTTTTACTTCCTTGTTTTTCCT CCAATCATCATGAATTGGCTGAGGATAAGATGGTatagaagaaatttgttggAAATGTATCTCCAATTCATGTGTGTATTCCTCTTCTTCCCTGG AATTCTATTGTGGGCACCATTTTTGAACTTCAGAAAGTTTCCACGAGATCCATCAATGAAGTATCCATGGTCGACACCCCAAGACCCATCTAAGATAAAAAATGCGTACTTGAAATACCCATTTGCTAAGCCCGAAGATTATGATTGGTAA